The Brienomyrus brachyistius isolate T26 chromosome 9, BBRACH_0.4, whole genome shotgun sequence genome contains the following window.
AGACATTTTACACTGTTTTTGCATTGGTAAAAATGTCAGCCttatataaagtaaataaaagtatatATGCATAGGTCTATAACATGAAAATTCCAAATAAATTCATTTAGGGTCTAAAAGTATGTTCATAATGTGCATTGAATATTTTCTGCTTTTAGAGTAACAGTAAAGGAAGCATCTCTGAAACGAGTTCACAGATTGAGGACTCTCCAACGATGTCAAAAGTATAAAGTGTAAtcagattaataataataataataataataataataataatgggttTTCATTGCTAACTAATTTAGAACATAGTTTTGCTGCATGCTGGACAATTATTGTTATTGGCATTGTCAGTGTCAGGTTATACTAGTTTTTACAAATAATATACTGTATTCTTTGATTATGATTATTTGTCATTTACACACAATAGTTTtgctcattttatattttaaaaatatcagaGTAATGACCACAGACATAATTAGGATGGTAAATCCTTAATCTatgaaattttaaaaataaattctctgacatttgcagttaaattcctaacattattTTGACATATTTTATCTAGTGTGTTCTATATTCTCTGTTGTATCTTTCTGGAGGCTCTACGGTAATTACTTCTTACTGTAAGGCTGAGTACCTATGCTGATTATATAGAGTGGTTACTTACACTGTATATATGAATGAGCGCTGGTTATTCCCAtcccttcaacagttttgtAATTTGAAGTGATGACATTTTAAACACTGGCTTTTggttcactttcattttcctctaCCTGCAGTTTCTGAAAATCTGTAAAATTTGAAATACTTCACACTTTTTAGTTGTTTTCAGTTTACATGATAAAGTTAAGATTACAGATACTCAGTTTAAAATAGCCCAACATAAAGtttgaaatgtttattttatttctagagTATTTAAAATAAAGCCAGCTAGTtggatttttttgcattttaaatcagTTTTCCCTGCTTGGAACAgtcaacaaaatacaaaattggTAGTTTTCTGATTTTAAGCTTAAGGTGGTGTAATTGTAATTAGCCTCATGTAATTTGAAGCATTAACCATTTAATTCTTATTTCTTTTGCAGGAGACTGTGATGAACACTTACAGTTCATCAGATGtttctgaatacactgactataGTGATGTAGACTATGTGCCAGATAGCGACGGAAGCTCCTCTGATGAGTCCAACCAAAGTATTTCTCTATCTCCCGATGTCAAGAAAACCCAAACCAGCCAAAGATTTCCAGAATTATCAAGACGAAAACAACAGATTCACAATGAGCCTACTAAGACCAGAAAGTCTTCTCAATTGTTAACCCAGGATTTCCCACATAGTGAAGAAAGTGTTTTTGCTTGTAACTCCATCAGTGTGCCATCATCTCAAAGTGTACAGGGGAAATACACCAAGAAGCAGTACTGCTTATTTTGTGGAAAACCATATTCAAAAATAGCAAGACATTTAGAATCTGCCCATAGTGATGAGAAAGAAGTTGCAAAAGCTTTACAATTTTCGAAGAATTCCAGAGAACGTCACATCCAACTTAGCATTCTGAGGAAACGTGGAAATTTCACTCATAATGTAGATACTGTTAGAGGAGGATCAGGAAACATGGTGGCTTGTTATCGTCCCACAAAGACCAGAAAAGCTAAAGATTACATACATTGCCTTCACTGTCAAGGTCTGTACTCTAAGGGTACCGTTTGGAAGCATATTACAATCTGTCCACAAAATCCAAATCCAGATCCATCGGAAGGTGGTAAAAAATATGTACGATCATTATGTGCAATGTCTACACCAGTAGGTCTAGATGTTAGCCAGAGCTTCAAGGATGTGCTTTGCAACATGGCATATAATGAAATTTCTGCCATAGTTAGGAGTGATAGATGTATCCTTCAGTTAGGACAGCATTTCTTCAATAAAATAGGATCAGACAAGGGCAAGCATGATTACATAAGGCAGAAACTTAGAGAGATCGGTAGACTTCTGCAGGAAGCACGAAAGTGCACACCACTGCGCAACATGGAAGATTTTGTTATTCCGTCCAACTTCCCTCATGTGGTTAAAGCTGTGAAAGTAGTAGCTGGCTACAATGAAGaaacacattcataccaaattcCATCACTGGCTATGAAACTTGGTCATTCTCTTAAGAAAATTGCGAGCATTGTTGAGAGCAATGCCACAATTGTTGGAGATAATGATCTAGCAAAATCTGTTCGTCGTTACCTTCAAGTACATCAAGCTAAGTGGAGTGAGTGCATATCTAGCTGTGCCTTAACTACACTAAGGGAAGCAAAGTGGAACACACCTCAGCTGCTGCCCTTTACTCAAGATGTGAAACTGTTGCACTCACACCTGGAAAAAAAGCAAGAAGAAATGCTTAGGCTACTTAAGATTTGTCCTTCACGAGACAGCTACACTGGACTAACCAAGGTTACCCTCACGCAGGTCATCCTTTTTAACCGGAGAAGAGAGGGTGAGGTCTCAAAAATGCACATGTCCATCTTTGCATCAAGAAACAAAAAAGAACTTCATGATGATCTTGCCATCTGCATGTCGGACTTTGAAAGAAAACTGTGTCAACACTTTATGCGTCTTGAGATTAGGGGCAAGCGAGGTAGGAAGGTTCCTGTTCTTTTAAAACCTTCCATGGTTCATTCCATGGAGCTCCTGATGGAGTTCAGAGAACAATGTGGTGTTCCAACAGAAAACCCTTTTTTGTTTGCTCGACCGGGGGCACTTTCTGCATACCGTGGCAGGGACTGCATACAGCAGTTTGCCAAAGAATGTGGTGCTAAACAACCGGAAGCATTGTCATCCACTAAACTTCGCAAACACATTGCCACGATGTCCAAAGTTTTAAATCTTGAAGAAAATGAAGCAGACCAGTTGGCTGACTTTTTGGGCCATGACATCCGTGTCCACAGAGAATATTACCGCTTGCCTGAAGGAACACTTCAACTGGCAAAAATGAGCAAAGTGTTAATGGCAATGGAAGAAGGAACTCTTTCAGATTTCAAAGGGAAAAAATTGGATGAAATTGAAATCAACCTAGATGGTATGCTAGTATTGTTTAATGTTTCTTTAAATGACTGTATAGTCATAAATCTTTTTAGAGATCTATTTAGAAAAGTTTATTAAATGTTTGTGTTTATAATTAGAAATATTCATCAGATAATATTTTTCTGTTATTAAATGTATCTTTAAATAAGTATATTCAGAAATCAgtttaaattattaattattatattataaattattaataTGCTTCTGAAATGTTTGTGATTATAATTCAAAATATTCATCAGATAAtattttcctgtttcccaaagaAAAAATCGACCCAAGAACCATTGATGACTCATCTAGTTCTGAGGAAGAGGAACCTGACAAACAGAATGATGGTCTGTCTGAAGATTATAGATCTTGTGATGTACAGAATTTGTCTGTTGACTCTACTCAGTCTCACAGTGAAGGTGTGGATGTTGGTCGTGGTGGCGGCAAAGCATCATCCAAGCGAACATGGAATGTTGAGGAAGTAAAAGCTGTTGAGAGACATATGATGAACTTTATCAGAATTTGTAGagttcctggaaagaaagagtgTCTTCAGTGTCTCAATGCAGAACCTGAAGTTCTTAAAAGCAGAACATGGACTGGGGTTAAATTCTacataaaaaatagaataacagcATTAAAGAGAAAAGGTATGATGTAATTCAAAGAACAAAAGAGTTTATGTTAAggttgaaaaataataatacagtcttattttttttagaACAGTAGAGTTGAGAGCTATACGAAGCTTCATATTTTCACTCAGCCCTCACGTCTTTATATTTCAAACAGCAgctatttttttaagttttaaaaaaagttatgaCTGTTTATGATTTTGAAATGTATATTCTTATGTCTTGTTTAATGAAAGATGCCAATTTAtacctgtgtgtatatatgtatacctacatatgtacatataggatggaaaaaacaataaataaaagttCTTGTTAGTCACAAGTTTTTGTCCCTATTTATCCATTTGtaaggatggataataatagacTGCTTATTTTCTGCAATATTTCCATTGCACATTAACACTTTATTTTCCTGATCAGCTCTATAAATTCATGTTTCCCGACCGTGTTATAAATAGCAAACAACTTACAAACTGTTCCTAAAAATCATAAAACGCATTAGATGCTTTTTTCAAATTGTAAACAATGAGAATTACATTTTATTGTAAGTTCTTCTTGACAACTTCTTTTCTGTCCTCATTTGGGGAAAATGTCCTCAAATTagtgctgaactggagtttgtgtgtgtgtgtcgccaTGTCCTCAAAATTCACCTAAAAAATACATGACCTCATTTGCAAGGGTTTTTTTCATACTTTTAAAACAGGatttttttggaaatttcaACTGATGGGCGTGTATACGGCATGCGTATTAGCCATGTTTAGCAATAATTTTGGTTCCAAAGCACTGGGAAAACCTTGTCCCCAAAGTGAGGGTGTTCTGACATAGGTCCCCAAAAGTGATCTAtgcgcgtatgtgtgtgtgtgtgtgtgtgtgtgtgtgtatgtgtgtgtgtgtgtgtgtgtgtgtatgtgtgtgtgtgtgtgtgtgtgtgtgtgtgtgtgtgtgtgtgtgtgtgtgtgtatgtgtgtatgtgtgtgtgtgtgtttgtgtgtgtgtgtacgcactgGACTTGTTTGGGACCAGTTATATTACCATAATATAAAAGTGAAAGGATGATGGAAACTAACGAAAAAATGAACTGAGCTAAAAGTGAAAACTATACCAAATAAACACGTCAGACTTTAATCAATAAAGTCTTGTTACCTAGTTTAACCACAATatgtcctcttttaaaagatgttgtagATGCTAAGTGTCACGCCTCCCGGGCGTAGTTAATCGAAGAGCAGCCAGTTAGGCTCCGTACGGGAGCGCTATATAAGCGGAGAGTGCGCGATCTCTCATTGAGAAGTATTTGCCTATGTCCCATAGCAATACCAAGCGGTTTCTTATCTCGTGCCATCCCCTGATTCCTTACCTGGTCCGTCTGTGTACTCCTCACCCTTTCTGCTTTCCCTCCCTAGACCCAATCCCGCTCCTGAGTCTCccgtcctgcctgccctgcctgcccctgGACTTCGCCTCTCCCCTTCCTTGTGTCTCCATGTCTTATGCCTGTTTGTAGGACTGACCACCCCGGCTATCGACCCCAGCTTTCATCCACGACCACGATTCACGTCTCGCCCCTTCAAACTCCTCTGCTTGGTCCATCAAGTAAAGATCGTTCTGTCCCGCAATTCTGTGTCCGTGCTTCCCTTTGGGGGGTCGTCTGACACTAAgcttgccctttcttcacaagTGACTACAGTACTTACTGCTTCCATTATTTACCGAAACAGCTGCATGTGAGGCTCCGCTAACCGAATTTAAAAATCATAAAGATACACTgagtttatacagattactaacttttgggcatcacaataaaaaaatctccTAAATATTTTaggcaagttacttatctgcttattgagtGGTGGGTGAAAATAATGTCTGTATAGTGTTCAAATGCCGGCACCCATTATATAAAACCCTGCAATGACGTAGagtttgttgttcttaaaataatccatccatccattttatcctactgggtcgcggggggtccggagcctatccccgaatcaatgggcacgaggcagggaacaacccaggatggggggccagcccatcacagggcacactcacacaccattcactcacacatgcatacctacaggcaatttagcaactctaattagcctcagcatgtttttggactgtgtggggaaaccagag
Protein-coding sequences here:
- the LOC125748307 gene encoding uncharacterized protein LOC125748307 is translated as MSTPVGLDVSQSFKDVLCNMAYNEISAIVRSDRCILQLGQHFFNKIGSDKGKHDYIRQKLREIGRLLQEARKCTPLRNMEDFVIPSNFPHVVKAVKVVAGYNEETHSYQIPSLAMKLGHSLKKIASIVESNATIVGDNDLAKSVRRYLQVHQAKWSECISSCALTTLREAKWNTPQLLPFTQDVKLLHSHLEKKQEEMLRLLKICPSRDSYTGLTKVTLTQVILFNRRREGEVSKMHMSIFASRNKKELHDDLAICMSDFERKLCQHFMRLEIRGKRGRKVPVLLKPSMVHSMELLMEFREQCGVPTENPFLFARPGALSAYRGRDCIQQFAKECGAKQPEALSSTKLRKHIATMSKVLNLEENEADQLADFLGHDIRVHREYYRLPEGTLQLAKMSKVLMAMEEGTLSDFKGKKLDEIEINLDEKIDPRTIDDSSSSEEEEPDKQNDGLSEDYRSCDVQNLSVDSTQSHSEGVDVGRGGGKASSKRTWNVEEVKAVERHMMNFIRICRVPGKKECLQCLNAEPEVLKSRTWTGVKFYIKNRITALKRKGMM